One segment of Solanum stenotomum isolate F172 chromosome 1, ASM1918654v1, whole genome shotgun sequence DNA contains the following:
- the LOC125844445 gene encoding protein TRI1 — translation MAVSLGLFSVFSTGETASFAKSASFSSVRLASPLAAHHTNLRTVRTVTFATASKPAAEPKKREPRGIMKPRRVSPEMQAFLGGMSEVPRTQALKLIWAHIKANDLQDPQNKKVIICDEKLKTIFGGKERVGFLEIAGLISPHFLK, via the exons ATGGCGGTGTCCTTGGGGTTATTCTCGGTATTCTCAACCGGCGAGACGGCGTCGTTTGCGAAGTCAGCTTCCTTCTCCTCCGTTAGGCTCGCGTCTCCGCTTGCGGCTCATCATACTAACTTGCGCACTGTGCGGACGGTCACTTTCGCGACAGCTTCTAAGCCGGCTGCTGAGCCGAAGAAGCGTGAACCTAGGGGGATTATGAAGCCGCGTAGGGTGTCGCCGGAAATGCAGGCTTTCCTTGGTGGCATGTCTGAGGTTCCTCGAACTCAAGCCCTCAAGTTGATTTGGGCACACATCAAAGCGAACGACCTTCAG GATCCTCAAAACAAAAAGGTCATAATTTGTGATGAGAAGTTGAAGACAATTTTTGGAGGAAAGGAACGTGTTGGGTTCCTTGAGATTGCTGGGTTGATTAGTCCTCACTTTCTTAAATGA
- the LOC125878416 gene encoding pentatricopeptide repeat-containing protein At5g02860, with protein sequence MADKLGFPLLLPNPPPSKSIFQDFTVSPAPFLNDLFHNQNPNTSPNFPSTSTQSPQIPQSINFPSPIPRTRRRIIGKDNDSNRGKPWNPHRLSPQGEKILQTLIGPEFHVDNIHQMLLSLYTVHRLEGSELDTESLSFDILGIIKGLGYYKKIDLAFNVFEWVRNRPNSGVLLNGSVIAVVISMLGKEGRVSVASSLLHNLHKDGFGIDVYAYTSLITAFARNGRYRDAVMVYKKMEEEGCQPSLITYNVILNVYGKMGMPWSRISAVFEGMKNSGVVPDAYTYNTLITCCRRGSLYEEARQIFEEMKLGGFLPDKVTYNALLDVYGRSRRPKEAMEVLREMEVHGFSPSIVTYNSLVSAYARDGLMEEAMELKAKMIDKGIKPDVFTYTTLFSGFEKAGKDESAMRIFEEMTSAGCKPNICTFNALIKMYGNRGKFTEMMKVFDDIRTFGCSPDIVTWNTLLAVFGQNGMDSEVSGVFKEMKRAGFVAERDTFNTLIGAYSRCGAFDQAMVIYRRMLDAGVTPDLSTYNAVLAALARGGLWEQSEKVLAEMKDGRCKPNELTYSSLLHAYANGKEIDRIHSLAEEIYSSVIQPHVVLLKTLVLVYSKSDLLVETERAFFELRSRGFSPDITTLNAMLSIYGRKQMVTKAAEIMNFMNDTGYTPSLTTYNSLMYMYSRSSNYEKSEQLLMEIIAKGVRPDVISYNTVIYAYCRNGRMRDASRIFTEMKESGIVPDVITYNTFVSRYAADAMFIDAIEVVRYMIKQGCKPNDSTYNSIIDSYCKLNRRDEALAFINNLRKLNPHVSKEEETRLSARLMKK encoded by the coding sequence ATGGCGGACAAATTAGGTTTTCCTCTTCTACTACCAAACCCTCCACCTTCAAAATCCATCTTTCAAGACTTCACTGTTTCTCCCGCTCCATTCTTAAATGACCTCTTTCACAATCAAAATCCCAACACTTCTCCTAACTTCCCTTCTACTTCCACACAATCACCTCAAATTCCCCAATCCATTAATTTCCCTTCTCCAATCCCCAGAACACGACGGCGTATTATTGGAAAGGACAATGATTCCAACAGAGGCAAACCATGGAATCCTCATCGACTGTCCCCTCAAGgtgagaaaattcttcaaaCCCTTATCGGTCCGGAATTTCATGTCGATAATATTCACCAGATGTTGCTTAGTTTGTATACTGTGCATCGTTTAGAAGGTTCTGAATTGGATACAGAGTCTTTGAGTTTTGATATTTTGGGTATTATCAAGGGTTTAGggtattataaaaaaattgacttagCGTTCAATGTGTTTGAATGGGTGAGGAATCGACCTAATTCTGGGGTTCTGTTAAATGGTTCTGTAATTGCTGTGGTTATAAGTATGCTTGGCAAAGAGGGGAGGGTTTCGGTGGCTTCATCTTTGCTACACAATTTGCATAAAGATGGTTTTggtattgatgtttatgcatataCTTCTTTAATTACTGCATTTGCTCGTAATGGGAGGTATAGGGACGCGGTTATGGTTTACAAGAAAATGGAGGAGGAAGGGTGCCAACCTTCTTTAATCACTTACAatgtgattttgaatgtttatGGGAAAATGGGTATGCCTTGGAGTAGAATTTCAGCTGTGTTTGAAGGTATGAAGAACTCTGGAGTTGTTCCTGATGCTTATACCTATAATACTCTTATTACTTGTTGTCGTCGGGGATCATTGTATGAGGAAGCTAGGCAGATTTTCGAGGAGATGAAACTAGGAGGTTTTCTGCCCGATAAGGTTACATACAATGCATTGTTAGATGTGTATGGGAGGTCTAGGAGGCCAAAAGAAGCTATGGAGGTTTTACGAGAGATGGAGGTGCATGGGTTTTCGCCCAGCATTGTGACTTACAATTCTTTGGTATCTGCTTATGCTAGGGATGGTCTGATGGAGGAAGCAATGGAGCTGAAAGCCAAGATGATAGATAAAGGGATTAAGCCTGATGTCTTTACATATACCACCTTATTCTCCGGATTTGAGAAGGCTGGGAAGGATGAATCTGCAATGAGAATATTTGAGGAGATGACAAGTGCAGGGTGTAAACCAAACATCTGCACTTTCAATGCTCTTATTAAGATGTATGGAAACAGGGGAAAATTCACCGAAATGATGAAGGTTTTTGATGATATCAGGACGTTTGGTTGTTCCCCAGATATTGTCACTTGGAATACGCTCCTAGCCGTATTTGGACAGAATGGAATGGATTCAGAAGTCAGTGGAGTGTTCAAAGAAATGAAGCGAGCAGGGTTTGTTGCTGAGCGGGACACCTTCAACACCTTAATTGGTGCTTACAGTCGTTGTGGAGCTTTTGATCAAGCTATGGTCATTTACAGGAGAATGTTAGATGCAGGGGTCACTCCCGATCTCTCCACCTATAATGCTGTTCTAGCAGCATTGGCTCGGGGAGGGCTATGGGAACAGTCTGAGAAAGTACTTGCAGAAATGAAAGATGGTCGTTGTAAACCCAATGAGCTAACGTACAGTTCCTTACTTCATGCATATGCTAATGGGAAAGAGATTGACAGGATTCATTCTCTTGCAGAAGAGATATACTCTTCTGTAATCCAACCTCATGTTGTGCTTCTGAAGACCCTTGTATTAGTTTATAGCAAAAGCGATCTTTTAGTGGAGACTGAACGAGCTTTTTTTGAGTTACGAAGTAGAGGTTTCTCGCCAGACATAACCACCTTAAATGCCATGCTTTCTATATATGGTCGGAAGCAAATGGTTACAAAGGCAGCTGAGATCATGAACTTCATGAATGATACTGGCTACACTCCTAGCTTGACTACATATAATAGTTTGATGTATATGTACAGCCGGTCTAGCAATTACGAGAAATCAGAGCAACTGCTAATGGAAATTATAGCAAAAGGAGTCCGGCCTGATGTTATTTCGTATAACACAGTAATATATGCTTATTGTAGAAATGGGCGGATGAGAGACGCCTCACGAATCTTTACAGAAATGAAGGAATCTGGCATTGTTCCTGATGTGATCACATATAATACGTTTGTTTCAAGGTATGCAGCTGATGCAATGTTTATTGATGCCATTGAAGTGGTTCGTTATATGATCAAACAAGGTTGTAAGCCGAATGATAGCACATATAACTCCATTATAGACTCATATTGTAAACTCAACCGGAGAGATGAAGCTCTGGCTTTTATTAACAACCTACGTAAGCTTAATCCTCACGTTTCTAAGGAAGAAGAGACTAGATTATCAGCGAGATTGATGaagaaatga
- the LOC125842726 gene encoding probable protein phosphatase 2C 63, producing the protein MMMRSCCRPLERCFGRINGDGLLWHMDLKPHASGDFSIAVVQANSSLEDQSQVFTSPSATYVGVYDGHGGPEASRFINRHLFSYLHKFSKEQGGLSSDVIKRAFHATEEDFIQLVKRSLPVMPKIASVGSCCLVGAISEGELYVANLGDSRAVLGRRGFDAEKNSVVAERLSTDHNVSCEEVRKEVESLHPDDQDVVVYIRGVWRIKGIIQVSRSIGDAYLKKPEFNRDPIFQRYGNLVPLKRPVLTAEPSIVTRSIRPHDLFLIFASDGLWEQLSDQLAVEIVFKNPRAGIAKRLVRAALQEAAKKREMRYRDIQKIEKGIRRYFHDDITVIVIYLDHQKESFHSKGTLGSITAPVDIFSFNSNDADENQVIEAF; encoded by the exons ATGATGATGCGATCGTGTTGTAGGCCAttggagaggtgttttgggagaATAAACGGAGATGGCCTTTTATGGCATATGGACTTAAAGCCTCATGCTTCCGGCGACTTCTCTATCGCCGTCGTTCAAGCTAATTCTTCTCTTGAAGACCAAAGTCAAGTATTTACTTCTCCTTCTGCTACCTATGTTGGTGTTTATGATGGACATGGTGGACCTGAAGCCTCCCGTTTTATCAACAGACACCTCTTTTCGTATTTGCATA AGTTTTCGAAAGAGCAAGGGGGTTTGTCATCTGATGTTATAAAGAGGGCATTTCATGCTACAGAAGAGGATTTTATTCAATTGGTGAAGAGATCATTGCCTGTAATGCCAAAAATTGCTTCTGTTGGATCATGTTGTTTGGTTGGTGCAATTTCTGAGGGTGAATTGTATGTGGCTAATTTAGGAGATTCTAGGGCAGTTCTAGGACGCAGAGGTTTTGATGCGGAAAAAAATTCTGTGGTTGCAGAAAGGTTATCAACTGATCACAATGTTTCATGTGAGGAAGTGCGGAAAGAAGTTGAATCACTTCATCCTGATGATCAGGATGTAGTGGTATATATTCGAGGTGTTTGGAGAATTAAAGGCATAATTCAG GTCTCAAGATCTATTGGGGACGCCTATTTGAAGAAACCTGAATTTAACAGGGATCCTATCTTCCAACGATATGGGAATCTTGTACCTCTGAAGCGGCCTGTACTGACAGCAGAGCCTTCAATTGTTACAAGAAGTATTAGGCCTCATGACTTATTCCTTATATTTGCTTCTGATGGCCTCTGGGAACAATTAAGTGATCAATTAGCTGTGGAGATAGTATTTAAAAACCCAAGAGCT GGAATAGCTAAGAGACTGGTGCGTGCAGCCCTTCAGGAGGCTGCCAAGAAGAGGGAGATGAGGTACAGGGATATACAGAAGATAGAAAAGGGGATTAGGCGCTATTTCCATGATGATATAACAGTTATTGTGATCTATCTTGATCACCAGAAAGAATCCTTCCATTCCAAAGGCACTCTTGGCTCTATCACTGCACCTGTagacattttctcatttaattcAAATGATGCTGATGAGAACCAAGTGATTGAAGCTTTTTGA